GACGCTGCACGAGGGGAGGGAGGCGCAGAAGGCGAAGAGTGTTCGAGATTTGCGGCCGCGAGCGACCGATGCGATCCGCCAGTTCATCCTGGGTGCAATCGAAATCCTCAAGTAGCTGACCGTAGGCGGCCGCCTCTTCGAGGGGATTCAACTGCGATCGGTGAAGGTTCTCGAGCAGTGCGTCGCGAAGGAGGTCATCATCGGCGGTGGAGCGCACGATTGCGGGAATCGAATCGAGCCCCGCACGTTTCGCCGCACGCCAACGGCGCTCACCCATGACAATCTCGAATGACTCGCCATCAACGGAGTCGGTCACAGGCCGCACGACGATCGGCTGGAGAACGCCAACTTCGCGCAGCGAGTACGCGAGTTCATCGAGCTCATCGTCATCGAAAACGGTACGCGGATTGCGGGGATTCTCTCGAATTTCCGCGATCGGCACTTCAACAAATTCGGCGCCCGGAACGGGCACTAGCCCGGGTTGCGCAGCTGCATGTGCGGGCGCGTTACCGGGGGTAGCCGACTGTTCGACTGTGGGCGCCGCTGTTACGGACGCTTCAGCGGCCGGAGCGGGGCCCGACGGCTGCGTGGCCCGAGTCTTATCTACCTTCTCCGCGGGCTTTTCAGCGCCGGCACGCGAAACAGCAGTTTTCGCAGCGGGCTTTTTCCCGCCGCGTCGCTTCGAGCGCGCATCGCGTGCCCAAGAATCGGCGAGCTCAAGATCGGCAGCCTTGCGGCGCTCACGAGCTTCCGCGGTGGAGGAGTCGTCCGAGCTGAAGAACATGTCTACACCCCGAGTGCCGGCGGAAGCCGATTGTGCAAGCTCGGCCTCGGTGGGGGCGGGGCTGGCGTCGGAATCCTTCTTCGAGGGTGAGAGGGGCTCGGTGCTTGTCGCGGAAGGCTCGGGGCTTTGTGCGTCGGGTGCTTCAGACTTTTCGCTGCCTGCTGGTTCGGAGCTGGGGATCAGCGCACCGATTCCCCTACCAAGGCCACGTTTCTTCGCCATGATCTCCTCGTTTCAGTTCTTCGGCTCGGGGCGACGGGAAATCTCGTGCGCGGCGGCGCGATAGGCGAGTGCACCCGTGCTGTTGGGATCGTAATTGAGGACGGTTTGCGCGTAGCTCGGGGCTTCCGAGATGCGCACCGACCGGGGAATGACGGTGTCGAGGGTCTGCGTGGGGAAGTGTTCGCGCACGTCTTCAGCGACCTGCGCGGCGAGGCGGGTGCGCGCGTCGTACATCGTGAGCAAAATCGTGGACACCACGAGATCGGGATTGAGGTGTTTGCGGATGAGGTCGATGTTCTTCCACAGCATCGCGATGCCTTCGAGCGCGTAGTACTCGGCCTGAATCGGCATGAATACTTCGCGTGCGGCCACGAGCGCATTGATGGTGAGCAGACCGAGCGAGGGCGGGCAATCGATAAGCACGTAATCCAAGCGCGGCAGCCCCTGCTCTTCACGCTCGGTGAAGTAGTCGGCAAGCGCATTTTTGAGGCGCGATTCGCGCGCGACCATGGGGACGAGTTCGATCTCGGCCCCCGAAAGGTCAATTGTCGCGGGCGCGCACAGCAGTGACTCCGCTTCGGGAGAGGGAGTCACGATGGCCGAGAGGGGCTCGTCTTCAATAAGCACGTCGTAAAGCGAGGCGATCTCGGGATCATGCGGGATGCCGAGGGCCGTCGAGGCGTTGCCCTGGGGGTCCGAATCGATCACGAGAACGTTGAGGCCGCCCTTCGCGAGTGCCACCGCGACGTTGACGGCGCTCGACGTTTTACCGACGCCGCCCTTCTGGTTGGCAACGGCCATGATGCGGGTTTTTTCGGGCGCCGCAAAGGTCGCCTTTTCGAGGCGCTTGCGAAGCTCCATGTCGTTACGAAGCTGCCGCATGAGCGGTGTCTCATCGAGAGAGCTTTTCTTAGCCACGGCGCGGCCCCTTTCGCCCCGATATCTCACGAACGTGTGCTCGTACCACTGTAGTAGGAACCTCCACGGACTGATCTCCGAATTCCTCAACGCGAACATCGACTGCACCGAGACGCGCAAGGGTCTTCGAAGCCTTCGCGACTTCGTCGCGTGCGCTCTTGCCCTTCATCACCACGAGCTCGCCGCCGATGCGCACGAGCGGCACTGTCCACTTGGCGAGCTTGTCAAGCGCAGCAACGGCACGCGCCGTCACGGCATCAAACTCACGCTCGCCGTGCAGGTCCTCGGCCCGGGCGCGAACGACCTCGACGTTCACGAGACCGAGCTCCTCGATCGCACGCTCGAGGAAGTCCACGCGCCGCTGCATCGTTTCAATGAGGGTGACGTCGATGTCCTCGCGTGCGATGGCAATGACGAGCCCGGGCAGGCCCGCACCTGAGCCAACATCCGCGAGTGACTCCACGAGTCCCACGGGCCCGAGGGCTCGCACCATGAGCGCGCAATTGATGACGTGCCGCTCCCAGATCCGATCGACCTCGCGGGGGCCGATGAGGCCTT
The window above is part of the Dermabacter vaginalis genome. Proteins encoded here:
- a CDS encoding ParB/RepB/Spo0J family partition protein; protein product: MAKKRGLGRGIGALIPSSEPAGSEKSEAPDAQSPEPSATSTEPLSPSKKDSDASPAPTEAELAQSASAGTRGVDMFFSSDDSSTAEARERRKAADLELADSWARDARSKRRGGKKPAAKTAVSRAGAEKPAEKVDKTRATQPSGPAPAAEASVTAAPTVEQSATPGNAPAHAAAQPGLVPVPGAEFVEVPIAEIRENPRNPRTVFDDDELDELAYSLREVGVLQPIVVRPVTDSVDGESFEIVMGERRWRAAKRAGLDSIPAIVRSTADDDLLRDALLENLHRSQLNPLEEAAAYGQLLEDFDCTQDELADRIGRSRPQISNTLRLLRLPPLVQRRLQSGALSAGHARALLGLDDVQLQEELAQRIVSEGLSVRAVERLIANGVESSTATRAVPRRSSYNPRVVSLTSQLSTQLEAPVRIDVGKRKGKVTLEFTNLDDLERIVQKLGLEDVEIPEA
- a CDS encoding ParA family protein; this translates as MRQLRNDMELRKRLEKATFAAPEKTRIMAVANQKGGVGKTSSAVNVAVALAKGGLNVLVIDSDPQGNASTALGIPHDPEIASLYDVLIEDEPLSAIVTPSPEAESLLCAPATIDLSGAEIELVPMVARESRLKNALADYFTEREEQGLPRLDYVLIDCPPSLGLLTINALVAAREVFMPIQAEYYALEGIAMLWKNIDLIRKHLNPDLVVSTILLTMYDARTRLAAQVAEDVREHFPTQTLDTVIPRSVRISEAPSYAQTVLNYDPNSTGALAYRAAAHEISRRPEPKN
- the rsmG gene encoding 16S rRNA (guanine(527)-N(7))-methyltransferase RsmG; this encodes MLPAPAHLDPLARDLFGERLSLAERYAETLRTRGAEEGLIGPREVDRIWERHVINCALMVRALGPVGLVESLADVGSGAGLPGLVIAIAREDIDVTLIETMQRRVDFLERAIEELGLVNVEVVRARAEDLHGEREFDAVTARAVAALDKLAKWTVPLVRIGGELVVMKGKSARDEVAKASKTLARLGAVDVRVEEFGDQSVEVPTTVVRAHVREISGRKGPRRG